From a single Pseudomonas triticicola genomic region:
- a CDS encoding 1-acylglycerol-3-phosphate O-acyltransferase translates to MLFVFRMLLMGLHFILAGVLGVILGLCRPFNPDNSRLCARLYALPAMCILRLRVRSEVNGLMNKPDSCVIIANHQSNYDLFVFGNVVPRRTVCIGKKSLKWVPLFGQLFWLAGNVLIDRGNAHKARQSMLTTTHTLQNEDTSIWVFPEGTRNLGEDLLPFKKGAFQMAIAAGVPIVPVCVSSYIKHMRLNRWRSGNVLIRSLPAIPTVGLTMDDMPMLIERCREQMRECIESMDRQLQAA, encoded by the coding sequence ATGCTGTTTGTGTTTCGTATGTTGTTGATGGGCCTGCACTTTATTCTGGCGGGCGTGCTCGGTGTGATCCTCGGATTGTGCCGCCCGTTCAACCCGGACAACAGCCGACTCTGCGCCCGCCTCTACGCTTTGCCGGCGATGTGTATCTTGCGTTTGAGGGTCAGGTCCGAGGTCAACGGCTTGATGAACAAGCCCGACAGTTGCGTGATCATTGCCAACCATCAGTCCAACTACGATCTGTTCGTGTTCGGCAATGTCGTCCCCCGCCGCACCGTGTGTATCGGCAAGAAAAGCCTGAAGTGGGTGCCGTTGTTCGGCCAGTTGTTCTGGCTGGCCGGCAATGTGTTGATCGACCGTGGCAATGCGCACAAGGCGCGGCAGTCGATGCTGACGACGACCCACACCTTGCAGAACGAAGACACCTCGATCTGGGTGTTTCCGGAAGGCACCCGCAACCTCGGTGAAGATTTGTTGCCGTTCAAGAAAGGCGCGTTCCAGATGGCGATTGCCGCCGGCGTGCCGATCGTTCCGGTGTGCGTGAGCAGCTATATAAAGCACATGCGCCTGAATCGCTGGCGCAGCGGCAACGTTCTCATACGTTCCTTGCCGGCGATTCCTACAGTCGGATTGACCATGGACGACATGCCCATGCTGATCGAGCGATGCCGCGAGCAGATGCGCGAGTGCATCGAATCGATGGATCGGCAACTGCAAGCCGCTTGA
- a CDS encoding transglutaminase family protein, which yields MRLSISHETTYHYEDQVRASIQYLRLTPHDSERQHVLSWQLDLPRPVRAQLDPFGNILHVLTMDEPHEAIIIGARGQVDIDELREAEHESQSALPFLRFTRLTEADEALREFAAKNCKQRRDRTALIDLMHGLNQHMTYTPGSTEVDTSAAEAFAGRAGVCQDHTHAFLACARSLGVPSRYVSGYLYSEDCEHLASHAWAEAWLDDAWYSFDVTNQLARPERHLKLAVGLDYLDACPVRGMRRGGGCEQMHAKVFVSPTPVISVQQQ from the coding sequence ATGAGACTTTCCATAAGCCACGAGACCACCTATCACTACGAAGATCAGGTGCGCGCGAGCATCCAGTACCTGCGCCTGACGCCCCACGACAGCGAGCGCCAGCATGTCCTCAGTTGGCAACTCGACCTGCCGCGTCCGGTGCGTGCGCAGCTCGATCCGTTCGGCAACATCCTGCATGTGCTGACCATGGACGAGCCCCACGAAGCGATCATCATCGGCGCCCGTGGTCAGGTCGATATTGACGAATTGCGCGAGGCCGAACATGAGAGCCAGTCGGCGCTGCCGTTCCTGCGCTTCACGCGCCTGACCGAAGCCGACGAAGCCTTGCGCGAGTTTGCCGCGAAGAACTGCAAGCAACGGCGTGATCGCACCGCGCTGATCGACTTGATGCACGGTCTGAATCAGCACATGACCTACACACCGGGCTCCACCGAAGTCGACACCAGCGCCGCCGAAGCTTTCGCCGGTCGCGCCGGGGTTTGTCAGGATCATACCCATGCGTTTCTGGCCTGCGCGCGCAGCCTCGGCGTGCCGTCGCGTTACGTGTCGGGTTATCTGTATAGCGAAGATTGCGAGCATCTGGCCAGTCATGCCTGGGCAGAAGCGTGGCTGGATGACGCGTGGTACAGCTTCGACGTGACCAACCAACTGGCGCGCCCGGAGCGACACTTGAAGCTGGCGGTGGGTCTGGATTATCTCGATGCCTGCCCGGTCCGCGGCATGCGCCGGGGCGGCGGCTGCGAGCAGATGCATGCGAAGGTGTTCGTCTCGCCGACGCCGGTTATTTCCGTGCAGCAACAATAG
- a CDS encoding acetyl-CoA C-acetyltransferase has product MTEALIFDALRTPRGKGKADGALHSVKPVNLVAGLLSALQTRTALDTSQVDDVVLGCVTPIGDQGSDIAKTAVQVADWDVSVAGVQINRFCASGLEAVNLGAMKVRSGFEDLVVVGGVESMSRVPMGSDGGAWALDPQTNLHSHFTPQGVGADLIATLEGFSRQDVDAYALYSQQKAARARADGSFNKSLVPVQDQNGIILLDHDEFIRAESTLEGLGKLKPSFEMIGQMGFDATALRVYSHVERINHVHTPGNSSGIVDGAALMLIGSEAKGRALGLQPRARIVATAVTSTDPTIMLTGPAPATRKALAKAGLRVEDIDLFEVNEAFASVVLKFIKDMAVDPGKVNVNGGSIAMGHPLGATGCAILGTLLDELEARHLRYGLATLCVGGGMGIATIIERL; this is encoded by the coding sequence ATGACTGAAGCTTTGATTTTCGATGCGTTGCGCACCCCGCGTGGCAAAGGCAAGGCCGATGGCGCGCTGCACAGCGTGAAGCCGGTCAACCTGGTGGCCGGTTTGCTGAGCGCCTTGCAGACGCGCACCGCGCTGGACACCAGTCAGGTCGATGATGTTGTCCTCGGCTGCGTCACGCCGATTGGCGATCAAGGCTCGGACATCGCCAAGACGGCGGTTCAAGTGGCCGACTGGGACGTCAGCGTCGCCGGTGTGCAGATCAACCGTTTCTGCGCTTCGGGTCTGGAAGCGGTGAATCTTGGCGCGATGAAAGTGCGCTCGGGCTTCGAGGATCTGGTGGTGGTTGGCGGCGTCGAGTCGATGTCGCGGGTGCCAATGGGCAGCGATGGCGGCGCCTGGGCGCTGGACCCGCAGACCAACCTGCACAGCCATTTCACCCCGCAAGGGGTCGGCGCCGATCTCATCGCCACCCTCGAAGGCTTCAGCCGGCAGGACGTCGATGCCTACGCGCTGTACTCGCAGCAAAAAGCCGCACGAGCGCGGGCCGACGGCTCCTTCAACAAGTCGCTGGTGCCAGTGCAGGATCAGAACGGCATCATCCTGCTTGATCACGATGAGTTCATCCGCGCCGAATCGACCCTCGAAGGCCTGGGCAAGCTCAAGCCGAGTTTCGAAATGATCGGGCAGATGGGCTTTGACGCCACGGCGTTGCGGGTCTACAGCCATGTCGAGCGGATCAACCATGTGCACACGCCGGGCAACAGTTCCGGAATTGTCGACGGTGCGGCGCTGATGCTCATCGGCTCCGAAGCCAAGGGCCGCGCGTTGGGGCTGCAGCCTCGTGCGCGCATCGTTGCCACGGCCGTCACCAGTACCGACCCGACCATCATGCTCACCGGCCCGGCGCCGGCGACCCGCAAAGCGCTGGCCAAGGCCGGACTGCGGGTGGAGGACATCGATCTGTTCGAGGTCAACGAAGCATTTGCTTCGGTGGTGTTGAAATTCATCAAGGACATGGCCGTCGATCCCGGCAAGGTCAACGTCAACGGCGGCTCGATCGCCATGGGCCACCCGCTGGGCGCCACCGGTTGCGCGATCCTCGGCACCCTGCTTGATGAACTGGAAGCGCGGCATCTGCGCTACGGCCTGGCGACGCTGTGTGTCGGCGGCGGCATGGGCATTGCCACCATCATCGAACGCCTCTGA
- a CDS encoding ribonuclease E inhibitor RraB: MSTAYQEDISSNVLRRMKEGGFDFSRFHPIEFYAIFPDEERARRAAGKFRGESINAQVSARDDGAWSLELSKVMYATYDDIGDFEQGFSAVVEPLGGIIEGWGVKQEVRNRYRLN, encoded by the coding sequence ATGAGCACAGCCTATCAAGAAGACATCAGCAGCAACGTTCTGCGCCGCATGAAAGAAGGCGGTTTCGATTTTTCCCGGTTCCATCCCATCGAGTTCTACGCGATTTTCCCGGACGAGGAGCGGGCGCGCAGGGCAGCAGGCAAATTTCGTGGTGAATCCATCAATGCCCAGGTCAGTGCGCGCGACGACGGCGCCTGGTCGCTGGAATTGAGCAAAGTGATGTACGCAACCTATGACGACATCGGCGATTTCGAGCAAGGCTTTTCAGCCGTGGTCGAACCGCTGGGCGGCATTATCGAGGGTTGGGGCGTGAAGCAGGAGGTGCGCAATCGTTACCGGTTGAATTGA
- a CDS encoding magnesium and cobalt transport protein CorA, translating into MGRVVAAAVYSEGKKVTNIALDEGAAWAAKPGHFVWIGLEEPDAQELSNLQRQFNLHELAIEDALEKHSRPKLETFGDALFIVTYSPVRENGVLQFIETHIFAGRGYIITARNGHSASYAYVRQRCEARPLLLEHGEDFVLYALLDFVIENYQPVGEAIHAEIDELERNVLCSALNERDIQKLHGLRRDVVRLRRYAAPMVEIGEELQKLSFPFIDKNMRPYFRDVQIHVTRQMEDLSTLADIASQTIEIGVLLEASRQSVVQRKFAAWAAILAFPTAVAGIYGMNFQNMPELTWHYGYFAVLGFIAVGCVSLWASFKRSGWL; encoded by the coding sequence ATGGGTCGAGTTGTTGCCGCTGCGGTGTACAGCGAGGGTAAGAAAGTCACCAATATTGCGCTGGACGAAGGTGCTGCCTGGGCGGCCAAACCCGGCCACTTCGTGTGGATCGGCCTGGAAGAACCGGACGCACAGGAATTATCCAACCTGCAACGTCAGTTCAACCTGCATGAACTGGCCATCGAAGATGCGCTGGAAAAACACAGCCGGCCAAAACTGGAAACCTTTGGTGACGCTCTGTTTATCGTCACCTACTCGCCGGTGCGCGAAAACGGCGTTTTGCAATTCATCGAAACGCATATCTTCGCCGGCAGGGGTTACATCATCACCGCACGCAACGGCCATTCCGCGTCTTACGCCTATGTGCGGCAGCGCTGTGAAGCGCGCCCGCTGTTGCTCGAGCACGGGGAGGATTTCGTCCTGTATGCGCTGCTCGATTTCGTCATCGAGAACTATCAGCCGGTAGGCGAAGCGATCCACGCCGAGATCGATGAGCTGGAGCGCAACGTCTTGTGTAGCGCCCTCAACGAGCGTGACATTCAGAAGCTGCACGGTCTGCGCCGTGACGTGGTGCGCTTGCGTCGATATGCGGCGCCGATGGTGGAAATCGGCGAAGAGCTGCAAAAGCTCAGCTTCCCGTTCATCGACAAGAACATGCGTCCGTACTTCCGCGATGTGCAGATTCACGTGACGCGGCAAATGGAGGACCTGAGCACGCTGGCGGACATTGCCAGCCAGACCATCGAGATTGGCGTGTTGCTCGAGGCATCACGGCAGAGCGTGGTGCAGCGCAAATTTGCGGCGTGGGCGGCGATTCTGGCGTTCCCGACAGCGGTGGCGGGGATCTACGGGATGAATTTCCAGAACATGCCGGAATTGACCTGGCATTACGGTTATTTTGCGGTGCTGGGGTTTATTGCGGTGGGGTGTGTGAGTTTGTGGGCGAGCTTCAAGCGGTCGGGGTGGTTATAG
- a CDS encoding amidotransferase, producing MSLRICILETDILRPELIDQYQGYGQMFQRLFSQQPIAAEFTVYNVVKGEYPSDDETFDAYLVTGSKADSFGTDPWIQTLKTYLLNRYERGDKLLGVCFGHQLLALLLGGKSERASQGWGVGTHSYQLAAKAPWMSPVREELTLLISHQDQVTELPENATVIASSDFCPFAAYHINDQVLCFQGHPEFIHDYSRALLDLRQEALGSQIYSKGVASLEQEHHGATVAEWMMRFVAHKPEAAQR from the coding sequence ATGTCGCTGCGCATCTGCATTCTCGAAACCGACATCCTGCGACCCGAATTGATTGACCAATATCAGGGCTATGGGCAGATGTTCCAGCGGCTGTTCTCGCAGCAACCGATTGCCGCTGAGTTCACTGTCTATAACGTGGTGAAGGGTGAGTATCCAAGTGACGATGAGACTTTCGATGCGTACTTGGTCACTGGCAGCAAGGCCGATTCGTTCGGCACGGATCCGTGGATCCAGACCCTCAAGACCTACCTTTTGAATCGCTACGAACGCGGCGACAAACTGCTAGGCGTGTGCTTCGGCCATCAATTGCTGGCGCTGCTGCTCGGTGGTAAGAGTGAGCGTGCGTCCCAAGGCTGGGGTGTCGGCACGCACAGCTACCAGCTGGCGGCCAAGGCACCGTGGATGAGTCCGGTGCGTGAAGAGCTGACACTGTTGATCAGCCACCAGGATCAGGTAACTGAGCTACCAGAGAATGCGACGGTGATCGCCTCCAGCGATTTCTGCCCGTTCGCGGCGTATCACATCAACGATCAGGTGCTGTGCTTCCAGGGACATCCGGAATTCATTCACGACTACTCGCGCGCGTTGCTTGATCTGCGCCAGGAAGCGCTGGGTTCGCAGATCTACAGCAAGGGGGTCGCGAGCCTTGAGCAGGAGCATCATGGCGCTACGGTTGCGGAGTGGATGATGCGCTTCGTGGCGCACAAGCCAGAAGCGGCTCAACGCTGA
- a CDS encoding 3-hydroxyacyl-CoA dehydrogenase NAD-binding domain-containing protein, whose translation MSEAIRYEKGHDGIVVLTMDMPGQSANTMNAVYREAMAACVARLLGEKDSIAGVIITSAKKTFFAGGDLNELIKVGKPEAKAFYDMVLTLKAQLRSLETFGKPVVAAINGAALGGGWEICLACHHRIAVDDASVQLGLPEVTLGLLPGGGGVVRMVRMLGIEKALPYLLEGKKVRPPQALQAGLIDDLAADRDELLAKARAWILANPAPVQRWDVKGYQIPGGTPSNPKVAQMLAIAPSILRAKTHGTLPAPEKILCAAVEGAQVDFDTAHLIETRYFTELTTGQISKNLIGTFWFQLNEINGGGSRPQGFAPYKTRKVGVLGAGMMGAGIAFVSASAGIDVVLKDINLASAEKGKAHSAALLDKKVARGQMTAEQREAVLARIVASESDADLAGCDLIIEAVFEDRQLKARVSAAAQQVVGGEAVIASNTSTLPITGLATAVADQSKFIGLHFFSPVEKMPLVEIIKGAQTSAETLARGFDFVLQIKKTPIVVNDSRGFFTSRVFGTFTNEGIAMLGEGVSAPMIETEARKAGMPVGPLAISDEVSLSLMSHIRQQTAKDLQAEGKPLIEHPAFAVIDLMLNEFKRPGKAAGGGFYEYPAGAQKHLWPELKTRFEKADGQISAKDVRDRLLFVQAIDTVRCVEEGVLTSTADANVGSIFGIGFAAWTGGALQFINQYGLKDFIARAQYLAEQYGERFTPPALLLDKAAKGEMF comes from the coding sequence ATGAGCGAAGCCATTCGTTACGAAAAAGGCCATGACGGTATCGTCGTGCTGACCATGGACATGCCGGGCCAGAGCGCCAACACCATGAACGCCGTGTACCGCGAGGCCATGGCCGCTTGCGTCGCCCGCTTGCTGGGAGAGAAAGACAGCATTGCCGGAGTAATCATCACCTCCGCGAAGAAAACCTTTTTCGCCGGCGGCGATCTCAATGAGCTGATCAAGGTCGGCAAACCCGAAGCCAAAGCTTTCTACGACATGGTGCTGACCCTCAAGGCGCAATTGCGCAGCCTTGAAACCTTCGGCAAACCGGTGGTCGCGGCGATCAACGGTGCTGCGCTGGGCGGCGGCTGGGAAATCTGTCTGGCCTGTCACCATCGCATTGCTGTTGATGACGCCTCGGTGCAACTCGGTCTGCCGGAAGTGACCTTGGGTCTTTTGCCGGGCGGCGGCGGGGTGGTGCGCATGGTGCGCATGCTCGGCATCGAAAAAGCGCTGCCGTACTTGCTTGAAGGCAAGAAGGTGCGCCCGCCACAGGCGTTGCAGGCCGGGCTGATTGATGACCTGGCAGCGGATCGCGATGAGCTGTTGGCCAAGGCGCGCGCCTGGATTCTCGCCAATCCGGCGCCAGTGCAGCGCTGGGACGTCAAGGGTTACCAGATTCCTGGCGGCACGCCATCGAACCCGAAAGTGGCGCAAATGCTGGCGATTGCGCCGTCGATCCTGCGCGCGAAAACCCACGGCACCCTGCCGGCGCCGGAGAAGATTCTGTGCGCGGCGGTGGAGGGCGCTCAGGTCGATTTCGACACCGCGCACCTGATCGAAACCCGCTACTTCACCGAGCTGACGACCGGGCAAATCTCGAAAAACCTGATCGGTACGTTCTGGTTCCAGTTGAACGAGATCAACGGCGGCGGTTCAAGACCGCAAGGTTTTGCGCCCTATAAAACCCGCAAAGTCGGTGTGCTCGGCGCCGGAATGATGGGCGCAGGCATCGCGTTCGTCAGCGCCTCGGCCGGTATCGACGTCGTCCTCAAGGACATCAACCTTGCCTCTGCCGAGAAGGGCAAAGCGCATTCCGCAGCGCTGCTGGACAAGAAAGTTGCCCGTGGCCAAATGACAGCCGAACAGCGCGAAGCGGTGCTGGCGCGAATCGTTGCGAGCGAAAGCGATGCCGATCTGGCCGGTTGCGATCTGATCATCGAAGCGGTGTTCGAGGATCGCCAACTCAAAGCCAGGGTGTCCGCCGCCGCGCAACAGGTCGTGGGCGGCGAAGCGGTGATTGCTTCCAATACGTCGACGCTACCGATCACCGGTCTAGCGACGGCGGTGGCCGATCAAAGCAAATTCATCGGCCTGCATTTCTTCAGTCCGGTAGAAAAAATGCCGCTGGTGGAAATCATCAAGGGTGCGCAGACCAGCGCCGAAACTCTCGCTCGCGGTTTCGATTTCGTTCTGCAGATCAAGAAAACTCCGATCGTGGTCAACGACAGTCGCGGCTTCTTCACCTCACGGGTTTTCGGCACATTCACCAACGAAGGCATTGCCATGCTCGGCGAGGGCGTCAGTGCGCCGATGATCGAGACCGAAGCGCGCAAGGCCGGGATGCCGGTCGGGCCTCTGGCAATCTCAGACGAGGTTTCCCTCAGCCTGATGAGCCATATCCGTCAACAGACGGCCAAGGACCTACAGGCTGAAGGGAAACCGCTGATTGAGCATCCGGCCTTCGCCGTGATTGACTTGATGCTCAATGAATTCAAGCGACCAGGCAAAGCTGCCGGAGGCGGTTTTTATGAGTATCCAGCCGGTGCCCAGAAGCATTTATGGCCGGAGCTGAAAACGCGCTTCGAGAAGGCCGACGGACAGATCTCTGCGAAGGATGTGCGTGATCGTCTGTTGTTTGTACAAGCCATCGATACTGTGCGTTGCGTGGAGGAGGGTGTGCTGACCTCGACGGCGGATGCCAACGTCGGCTCGATCTTCGGCATCGGTTTCGCCGCATGGACCGGCGGGGCGCTGCAGTTCATCAACCAGTATGGCCTGAAGGACTTCATCGCCCGCGCGCAGTATCTGGCCGAGCAATACGGCGAACGCTTTACCCCGCCAGCGCTGCTGCTGGACAAAGCGGCGAAAGGTGAAATGTTCTAG
- a CDS encoding circularly permuted type 2 ATP-grasp protein, producing the protein MIRTYFDEMYDAGGLVRPHYREFARWLAETPDELLAQRRREADLLFHRAGITFTLYGDEQGTERLIPFDTIPRSIPASEWRIVERGCIQRVKALNMFLADLYHEQRIIKAGIIPAEQVLANEQYQLAMQGLDLHRDIYSHISGVDLVRDGDGTYYVLEDNLRTPSGVSYMLEDRKMMMRLFPELFSAQRIAPIDHYPNLLLDTLKSSSPIDNPSVVVLTPGRFNSAFFEHAFLAREMGVELVEGADLFVRDDKVFMRTTDGPKAVDVIYRRLDDAFLDPLAFNPDSMLGVPGLLSSYRSGNVVLANAIGTGVADDKSVYPFVTDMIRFYLDEEPILKNVPTWQCRNPSELSHVLANLPELVVKETQGSGGYGMLVGPAATTAEIDAFRERIKAKPHAYIAQPTLSLSTCPTFVENGIAPRHIDLRPFVLSGRETRVVPGGLTRVALREGSLVVNSSQGGGTKDTWVVED; encoded by the coding sequence ATGATCCGCACCTATTTTGACGAGATGTACGATGCCGGCGGCCTGGTCCGCCCGCATTACCGGGAATTTGCCCGCTGGCTGGCCGAGACGCCCGACGAGCTGCTCGCGCAGCGCCGCCGCGAGGCCGATCTGCTGTTCCACCGTGCCGGGATCACCTTCACGCTCTATGGCGACGAGCAGGGCACCGAGCGCCTGATTCCGTTCGATACCATTCCCCGCAGCATTCCCGCCAGTGAATGGCGGATTGTCGAGCGCGGCTGCATTCAGCGGGTCAAGGCGTTGAACATGTTTCTCGCCGACCTCTACCACGAGCAGCGCATTATCAAGGCCGGGATCATTCCCGCCGAACAGGTGCTCGCCAACGAGCAATACCAGTTGGCAATGCAGGGCCTGGATCTGCACCGCGACATCTACTCGCATATCTCCGGCGTCGATCTGGTGCGCGATGGCGATGGCACTTATTACGTTCTCGAAGACAACCTGCGCACACCCAGCGGCGTCAGCTACATGCTCGAGGACCGCAAGATGATGATGCGCCTGTTCCCCGAACTGTTCTCCGCCCAGCGCATCGCCCCGATCGATCACTATCCCAATCTGCTGCTCGACACCCTGAAAAGCTCAAGCCCGATCGACAATCCGAGCGTGGTGGTGTTGACGCCGGGACGCTTCAACAGCGCGTTCTTCGAACACGCGTTTCTTGCTCGGGAAATGGGCGTGGAACTGGTCGAAGGTGCGGATCTGTTCGTGCGTGACGACAAGGTGTTCATGCGCACCACCGATGGCCCGAAAGCGGTCGACGTGATCTATCGTCGCCTCGACGATGCCTTCCTCGATCCGCTGGCATTCAACCCGGACTCAATGCTCGGCGTGCCGGGGCTGCTGTCGTCCTATCGTTCCGGCAACGTGGTGCTGGCCAACGCCATCGGCACCGGCGTGGCGGACGATAAATCGGTGTACCCGTTTGTCACCGACATGATCCGTTTCTACCTCGACGAAGAGCCGATTCTGAAAAACGTCCCGACCTGGCAGTGCCGCAACCCGTCCGAGCTGTCCCACGTGCTGGCCAATCTTCCGGAACTGGTGGTCAAGGAAACCCAAGGTTCCGGCGGTTACGGGATGCTGGTCGGGCCGGCCGCGACGACGGCGGAAATCGATGCCTTTCGTGAGCGCATCAAAGCCAAACCCCATGCCTACATTGCGCAACCGACGCTATCGCTGTCGACCTGTCCGACCTTTGTCGAAAACGGCATCGCGCCGCGCCATATCGACTTGCGTCCGTTTGTGTTGTCCGGTCGCGAAACCCGGGTCGTGCCCGGCGGTTTGACCCGTGTCGCGTTGCGTGAAGGCTCCCTGGTGGTGAATTCCTCCCAGGGCGGCGGCACCAAGGACACCTGGGTAGTCGAGGATTGA
- a CDS encoding alpha-E domain-containing protein, whose protein sequence is MLSRTASDLYWMSRYLERAENLARMLDISYSLSLMPQDGRGDGLHELAMPLLITGTLDDYLERHGDLHAERLLHFFALDAANPASIYSCLGAARASAHAVRGRITADMWENINATWLEIRGIAEQGLSRYGMSRFCEWIKERSHLFRGASYGTIMRNDAFRFIRLGTFIERADNTLRLLDARYEMAGDQAEAVSDGTAHAYYQWSALLRALSSFEAYTEIYRDAPGARHVAELLLLRADVPRSLRACTEEIDQILAQLPGANGRPAQRLAAEMDARLRYTGINEILEEGLHAWLTEFIPLVRQLGNAIHSSYLEAA, encoded by the coding sequence ATGTTAAGTAGAACTGCCTCGGATCTGTACTGGATGTCGCGTTACCTGGAGCGTGCGGAGAATCTCGCGCGCATGCTCGATATCAGTTATTCGCTGTCGCTGATGCCGCAGGACGGGCGCGGCGATGGTCTGCATGAACTCGCCATGCCGTTGCTGATCACCGGCACCCTGGACGATTACCTTGAACGCCACGGCGACCTGCACGCAGAGCGTCTGCTGCATTTCTTCGCACTGGATGCGGCCAACCCGGCCAGTATCTACAGCTGCCTTGGTGCAGCGCGGGCCAGTGCTCATGCGGTACGCGGGCGAATCACTGCGGATATGTGGGAAAACATCAACGCGACCTGGCTGGAGATTCGCGGCATCGCCGAACAGGGCCTGAGTCGTTATGGCATGAGCCGTTTCTGCGAATGGATCAAGGAGCGTTCGCACCTGTTTCGTGGCGCCTCATACGGCACGATCATGCGCAACGACGCGTTTCGCTTTATTCGTCTGGGCACGTTTATCGAGCGCGCGGACAACACGCTGCGCCTGCTCGATGCCCGTTACGAAATGGCCGGCGATCAGGCCGAAGCAGTCAGCGACGGCACGGCGCACGCCTATTACCAATGGAGTGCGCTGCTGCGCGCCTTGTCCTCATTCGAGGCCTACACCGAAATCTACCGCGACGCGCCCGGCGCCCGGCATGTCGCCGAACTGCTGCTGTTACGCGCCGACGTGCCGCGTTCGCTGCGTGCCTGTACCGAAGAGATCGACCAGATCCTCGCGCAACTGCCAGGCGCCAACGGCCGACCGGCACAACGCCTGGCGGCGGAAATGGACGCGCGCCTGCGCTACACCGGCATCAACGAAATCCTCGAAGAAGGCCTGCACGCCTGGCTGACCGAATTCATCCCGCTGGTGCGCCAGTTGGGCAACGCCATTCACAGTTCCTACCTGGAGGCTGCATGA
- a CDS encoding c-type cytochrome, protein MDGDHLKTLIALGALLLSLPLSAAQLDLQLGANSRTWQTEELLKHPQLQTLTINNDVSYKKDMTYQAVPLAALLTGVKPEDHLQAVALDGFAAELAAAPLLNKDGARAWLAIEDPARPWPPLSAGKHSAGPFYLVWTDPQAGNISPEQWPFEVASIKLMAPVAQRFPALLPDPALKADDPVNKGFALFQKNCLACHRLNGAGDAQFGPDLNIPYSPTEYFGADYLKRYIRDPQSLRQWPQAKMPGFSAQVLPDVDLEMLVGYLKHMAGRKAKP, encoded by the coding sequence ATGGACGGCGATCATTTGAAAACGCTCATTGCGCTCGGTGCCTTGCTGCTGAGCTTGCCCTTGTCCGCCGCACAACTGGATCTGCAGTTGGGCGCAAACAGCCGCACCTGGCAGACCGAAGAGCTGCTCAAGCATCCTCAGCTGCAAACTCTCACGATCAACAATGATGTTTCCTACAAGAAGGACATGACCTATCAGGCGGTGCCGCTGGCCGCATTGCTGACGGGGGTCAAGCCGGAGGATCACTTGCAGGCGGTGGCGCTGGATGGCTTTGCCGCAGAGTTGGCCGCCGCGCCCTTGCTGAACAAGGACGGAGCACGCGCATGGCTGGCAATCGAGGACCCGGCGCGGCCGTGGCCACCGCTGTCAGCCGGCAAGCACAGCGCCGGGCCGTTCTATCTGGTCTGGACCGATCCGCAGGCCGGTAATATCAGCCCCGAACAGTGGCCGTTCGAAGTCGCCAGCATCAAGCTGATGGCGCCGGTGGCCCAACGATTCCCTGCCCTGCTGCCCGATCCTGCCTTGAAGGCCGATGATCCGGTGAACAAGGGTTTTGCCCTGTTTCAGAAAAACTGCCTGGCCTGTCACCGGTTGAATGGTGCCGGAGACGCGCAGTTCGGTCCGGATCTGAATATTCCGTATAGCCCGACCGAGTATTTTGGGGCGGATTACTTGAAGCGCTACATCCGCGATCCGCAGAGTTTGCGTCAGTGGCCGCAGGCGAAGATGCCGGGGTTTTCCGCGCAGGTGTTGCCGGATGTAGACCTGGAAATGCTGGTGGGCTATCTCAAGCACATGGCCGGCCGCAAAGCCAAGCCTTGA